In methanogenic archaeon ISO4-H5, the following are encoded in one genomic region:
- a CDS encoding adhesin-like protein, translating to MAEAGEKPIRKKEREPIAAVCFVVLLIACVAVLGVFINDNYINQNKETIEYGDSIELNYTGSLYAYYNDKSSYTPVIFDTSVESVGKDTNNTFLASFSKDKYEIATIKVDSATSGSGDFLKAFEDACIGHKVGDTFSFKIDKADAYKTGKACDTDTVTNKEVANSKVISISQYNKLFDNTDTSVDGSKNLTDVSGLPATVTGVAGNMVSVKYTLAAGTDYTVYEKAGIGKVTLNASAVTADKITYTLTFAEKKDIADQKAYGTEIQAIEMISMNLFGQYYNIVGYDGTNIAYNSASSTNDAINDMDLYFVVTIVKKV from the coding sequence ATGGCAGAGGCCGGAGAGAAACCAATAAGGAAGAAGGAGAGGGAGCCCATCGCAGCGGTGTGCTTCGTGGTTCTCCTCATCGCCTGTGTGGCAGTCCTTGGTGTGTTCATCAACGATAACTACATCAACCAGAACAAAGAGACCATCGAGTACGGGGATTCCATCGAACTCAACTACACCGGTTCGCTCTATGCGTACTACAACGACAAATCCTCCTACACCCCTGTGATCTTCGATACCTCCGTCGAGAGCGTCGGCAAGGACACCAACAACACCTTCCTCGCCAGCTTCAGCAAGGACAAGTATGAGATTGCCACCATCAAGGTGGATTCCGCCACCTCCGGCAGCGGAGATTTCCTCAAGGCTTTCGAGGATGCATGCATCGGTCACAAGGTCGGAGACACCTTCTCCTTCAAGATCGACAAGGCCGACGCCTACAAGACCGGCAAAGCATGCGATACCGACACTGTTACCAACAAGGAAGTTGCGAACAGCAAGGTCATCAGCATCAGCCAGTACAACAAGCTCTTCGACAACACCGACACCTCTGTCGACGGAAGCAAGAACCTCACCGATGTCTCCGGACTTCCCGCCACCGTCACCGGAGTGGCAGGCAACATGGTCAGCGTCAAATACACTCTGGCCGCCGGCACCGATTACACCGTCTACGAGAAGGCAGGAATCGGAAAGGTCACCCTCAATGCAAGTGCAGTAACCGCTGACAAAATCACTTACACCCTGACCTTCGCCGAGAAGAAGGACATCGCTGACCAGAAGGCCTACGGAACCGAGATTCAGGCCATCGAGATGATCAGTATGAACCTCTTCGGCCAGTACTACAACATCGTCGGATACGATGGTACCAACATCGCTTACAACAGTGCCAGCTCCACCAACGATGCCATCAACGACATGGACCTATACTTTGTCGTGACCATCGTCAAGAAGGTCTGA